The following are encoded in a window of Nibricoccus aquaticus genomic DNA:
- a CDS encoding response regulator transcription factor: protein MKILIVEDERRVAQFVERALAELSHTTRVAPTCAAARDALADTPFDAVILDLGLPDGDGLALLREWRASGFNEPVLILSARDAVSDRIHGLDLGADDYLPKPFVIDELIARIRSLLRRHAGAKTTVLTHGAIRLDLLSRAATLDGQPVELTSREFALLELFLQNPGRVLTRTLIAEKIWDASYDMETNLIDVYVRRLRKKLEPSPDRPLLKTIRGTGYQLA from the coding sequence ATGAAAATCCTCATCGTCGAAGACGAACGCCGCGTCGCCCAATTCGTCGAACGCGCCCTCGCCGAGCTCAGCCACACCACCCGCGTCGCCCCCACCTGCGCCGCCGCCCGCGACGCCCTCGCCGACACCCCCTTCGACGCCGTCATCCTCGACCTCGGCCTCCCCGACGGCGACGGCCTCGCCCTCCTCCGCGAATGGCGCGCCTCCGGCTTCAACGAACCCGTCCTCATCCTCAGCGCCCGCGACGCCGTCTCCGACCGTATCCACGGCCTCGATCTCGGCGCCGACGACTACCTCCCCAAACCCTTCGTCATCGACGAACTCATCGCCCGCATCCGCTCCCTCCTCCGCCGCCACGCCGGCGCCAAGACCACCGTCCTCACCCACGGCGCCATCCGCCTCGATCTCCTCTCCCGCGCCGCCACCCTCGACGGCCAGCCCGTCGAACTCACCAGCCGCGAATTCGCCCTCCTCGAACTCTTCCTTCAAAACCCCGGCCGCGTCCTCACCCGCACCCTCATCGCCGAAAAAATCTGGGACGCCTCCTACGACATGGAAACCAACCTCATCGACGTTTACGTCCGCCGCCTCCGCAAAAAACTCGAACCCTCTCCGGACCGCCCCCTCCTCAAAACCATCCGCGGCACCGGCTACCAACTCGCCTGA
- a CDS encoding cbb3-type cytochrome c oxidase subunit II: MKTLAPDSSSASPAPAARWPVFLASVAAIAATYTYFLIFAEFAFLEFAAASLNAEQMKPLMTALGLGGIVGSLFAAARFSLARIRPHLALGFLASALVALLTLASRSPATLIASAALIGLFLGWATVTLALSLLPLLGTRALAPACGLGTGLAYALCNQPALFTAPPATQILTSSFAALTGLVATIWLRSSTPSFSTESLSSTTATLRHSDATRWITAFFALVFLDSLAFYLIQHNPAFKTATWSSSFTLQTNALVHLAAAVLAGFALRRFRPAPVVLAALALLVTACALLNSPAPPFALARTLYVAGVSIYSTALVVIPARAARPWFAAAFMAIAGWIGSGAAIGLAQHQTSPHVPAWTLLLALLIALTALARPLFSTTNSSASSVRTPRTSPPAASNFTVLLLAFATVSIFWAPPAHADTADPLVAAGRRVYIAEGCIHCHSQYIRPGTPDVLLWGPAHPLSEVLADSPPLLGNRRQGPDLANVANRRSPDWNRLHLLAPRTVSPGSRMPSYAHLFADGDPRGEALLAYLAYLGADTLPDRLETIARWQPSASPPPSASPTHTQKLFQQLCAACHGPTGRADGPLSSQLSIRPPDFTAPTWRRFPATPDDATLARLIKFGLPGSPMAGHETLPDPDILSLAAYVKSLHAPPAAP, encoded by the coding sequence ATGAAAACCCTCGCGCCTGATTCCTCCTCCGCGAGCCCCGCGCCCGCCGCCCGCTGGCCCGTCTTCCTCGCCAGCGTCGCCGCCATCGCCGCGACCTACACCTACTTCCTCATCTTCGCCGAATTCGCCTTCCTCGAATTCGCCGCCGCCTCGCTCAACGCCGAACAAATGAAACCGCTCATGACCGCCCTCGGTCTCGGCGGCATCGTCGGCAGCCTCTTCGCCGCCGCGCGTTTCTCCCTCGCCCGCATCCGCCCCCACCTCGCTCTCGGCTTCCTCGCCTCCGCGCTCGTCGCCCTGCTCACCCTCGCCTCCCGTTCACCCGCCACGCTCATCGCCTCCGCCGCGCTCATCGGCCTCTTCCTCGGCTGGGCCACCGTCACCCTCGCCCTCTCGCTGCTCCCACTTCTAGGCACCCGCGCCCTCGCCCCCGCCTGCGGCCTCGGCACCGGCCTCGCCTACGCACTCTGCAACCAACCCGCCCTCTTCACCGCACCACCCGCCACTCAAATCCTCACCTCCTCCTTCGCCGCCCTCACCGGCCTAGTCGCCACAATCTGGCTACGCTCATCCACTCCCTCCTTCTCCACCGAGTCCCTCTCATCAACCACCGCCACCCTCCGCCATTCCGACGCCACCCGCTGGATCACCGCCTTCTTCGCCCTGGTCTTTCTCGACTCCCTCGCCTTCTACCTCATCCAGCACAACCCCGCCTTCAAAACCGCCACCTGGTCCTCCTCCTTCACCCTCCAGACCAACGCCCTCGTCCACCTCGCCGCCGCCGTCCTCGCCGGTTTCGCCCTCCGCCGCTTCCGCCCCGCGCCCGTCGTCCTCGCCGCGCTCGCCCTGCTCGTCACCGCCTGCGCCCTCCTCAATTCCCCTGCCCCGCCCTTCGCCCTCGCCCGCACCCTCTATGTCGCCGGCGTCTCGATCTACTCCACCGCCCTCGTCGTCATCCCCGCCCGCGCCGCCCGCCCCTGGTTCGCCGCCGCCTTCATGGCCATCGCTGGCTGGATCGGCTCCGGCGCCGCCATCGGCCTCGCCCAACACCAAACCTCCCCCCACGTCCCCGCCTGGACACTCCTCCTCGCCCTCCTCATCGCGCTCACCGCCCTCGCCCGCCCGCTCTTCTCAACAACAAACTCCTCCGCTTCCTCCGTACGCACGCCCCGCACCTCGCCACCCGCCGCCTCCAACTTCACCGTCCTCCTCCTCGCCTTCGCTACCGTATCGATTTTCTGGGCACCACCCGCCCATGCCGACACCGCCGATCCCCTCGTCGCCGCCGGCCGCCGTGTCTACATCGCCGAGGGCTGCATCCACTGCCATTCCCAGTACATCCGCCCCGGCACCCCCGACGTCCTCCTCTGGGGCCCCGCCCACCCGCTCTCCGAAGTTCTCGCCGACTCTCCGCCGCTCCTCGGCAACCGCCGCCAGGGCCCCGACCTCGCCAACGTCGCCAACCGCCGCTCCCCCGATTGGAACCGCCTCCACCTCCTCGCCCCGCGCACCGTCTCCCCCGGCTCCCGCATGCCCTCCTACGCCCACCTCTTCGCCGACGGCGACCCCCGCGGCGAAGCCCTCCTCGCCTACCTCGCCTACCTCGGCGCCGACACCCTCCCCGACCGCCTCGAAACCATCGCCCGCTGGCAGCCGTCCGCATCTCCGCCTCCCTCCGCCAGCCCCACGCACACCCAAAAACTTTTCCAACAACTCTGCGCCGCCTGCCACGGCCCCACCGGCCGCGCCGACGGCCCCCTCTCCTCACAACTCAGCATCCGCCCGCCCGACTTCACCGCCCCCACCTGGCGCCGCTTCCCCGCCACACCCGACGACGCCACCCTCGCCCGCCTCATCAAATTCGGTCTCCCCGGCTCTCCCATGGCCGGCCACGAAACTCTCCCCGACCCCGACATCCTTTCCCTCGCCGCGTACGTGAAGTCCCTGCACGCTCCACCCGCCGCTCCATGA
- a CDS encoding ABC transporter ATP-binding protein encodes MNNANAIASAKDVWKSFDQGRVTVLQGASLSVRPGEIVALWGASGSGKSTLLHLLGGLDTPDRGELQVCGLDPRNERDRLILRRQHLGYVFQLHNLIPDLTVAENLRVPALAIGRDTSDTEARLRSLAESVGLSHRLAHRIQDLSGGERQRTAICRALMNSPKVLLADEPTGSLDEKTGETVFALLRTLAERDKIAVILATHERRFAEACHRIFRVRDGQLSPL; translated from the coding sequence ATGAATAACGCCAACGCCATCGCCTCCGCCAAGGACGTCTGGAAATCCTTCGACCAGGGCCGCGTCACCGTCCTCCAGGGCGCCAGCCTCTCCGTCCGCCCCGGCGAAATCGTCGCCCTCTGGGGCGCTTCCGGCTCCGGCAAATCCACGCTCCTCCACCTCCTCGGCGGACTCGACACCCCCGACCGCGGCGAACTCCAGGTCTGCGGACTCGACCCTCGCAACGAACGCGACCGCCTCATCCTCCGCCGCCAGCACCTCGGCTACGTCTTCCAGCTCCACAACCTCATCCCCGACCTCACCGTCGCCGAAAACCTCCGCGTCCCCGCCCTCGCCATCGGTCGCGACACTTCCGATACAGAAGCCCGCCTCCGCTCCCTCGCCGAATCCGTCGGCCTCTCCCACCGCCTCGCCCACCGCATCCAGGACCTCTCCGGCGGCGAACGCCAGCGCACCGCCATCTGCCGCGCCCTCATGAATTCGCCCAAAGTTCTCCTCGCCGACGAACCCACCGGCTCGCTCGACGAAAAGACCGGAGAAACCGTCTTCGCGCTCCTCCGCACTCTCGCCGAACGCGACAAGATCGCCGTCATCCTCGCCACCCACGAACGCCGCTTCGCCGAAGCCTGCCACCGCATCTTCCGCGTCCGCGACGGCCAGCTCAGCCCCCTGTGA
- a CDS encoding ABC transporter permease has protein sequence MRFLRLVPTNLLRHRLRALIGVAGIGFGVAAMLTILAIVTGAIGMFERILATDSHCLVFEKNVSDLFFSSVTTDQVSGIRALPEVESAMPLLFGIVSADDHPIITCFGLDPTDPRLAKATWLAGSAATFGKNDNDIYLGSRAAEFLDAKLGEKIDIGRGTFVVGGIFKTENGFEDGGVFLPLKSAQAFFHREDLCSIIAVKLRDRDAASAFKTAVEKLHPGLTALENREFNQSYTQFKILHFTAWAVGVCAFLLGGLGVANTMLLSVFSRIREIAILRVCGFSTGQVCALIFGEAAAIAAAGLVLGFSLGLGVLTILEHLPDFQGYIQASIKPSIVLGIVATALFTAVAGAIYPARYAARIQPADALRYE, from the coding sequence ATGCGCTTCCTCCGCCTCGTCCCCACCAACCTCCTCCGTCACCGCCTCCGCGCGCTCATCGGCGTCGCCGGCATCGGCTTCGGCGTCGCCGCCATGCTCACGATCCTCGCCATCGTCACCGGCGCCATCGGCATGTTCGAACGCATCCTCGCCACCGACTCCCACTGCCTCGTCTTCGAGAAAAACGTCTCCGACCTCTTCTTCAGCTCCGTCACCACCGACCAGGTATCCGGAATCCGGGCACTCCCAGAAGTCGAGTCAGCAATGCCCCTCCTCTTCGGCATCGTCTCGGCCGACGACCACCCGATCATCACCTGCTTCGGCCTCGACCCCACCGACCCCCGCCTCGCCAAAGCCACCTGGCTCGCCGGCTCCGCCGCCACCTTTGGGAAAAACGACAACGACATCTACCTCGGCTCCCGCGCCGCCGAATTCCTCGACGCGAAACTCGGCGAAAAAATCGACATCGGCCGCGGCACCTTCGTCGTCGGCGGCATCTTCAAAACCGAAAACGGATTCGAAGACGGCGGCGTCTTCCTCCCCCTCAAATCCGCCCAGGCCTTCTTCCACCGCGAAGACCTCTGCTCCATCATCGCCGTCAAACTCCGCGACCGCGACGCCGCCTCCGCCTTCAAAACCGCCGTCGAAAAACTCCACCCCGGCCTCACCGCCCTCGAAAACCGCGAGTTCAACCAAAGCTACACCCAGTTCAAAATCCTCCACTTCACCGCCTGGGCCGTCGGCGTCTGCGCCTTCCTCCTCGGCGGTCTCGGCGTCGCCAATACGATGCTCCTCTCCGTCTTCTCCCGCATCCGCGAGATCGCCATCCTCCGCGTCTGCGGCTTCTCCACCGGCCAGGTCTGCGCCCTCATCTTCGGCGAAGCCGCCGCCATCGCCGCCGCCGGCCTCGTCCTCGGTTTTTCCCTCGGCCTCGGCGTCCTCACCATCCTCGAACACCTCCCCGATTTCCAAGGCTACATCCAGGCCTCGATAAAACCTTCCATCGTCCTGGGCATTGTCGCCACCGCCCTCTTCACCGCCGTCGCCGGCGCGATCTATCCCGCCCGCTATGCCGCCCGCATCCAGCCCGCCGACGCCCTGCGCTATGAATAA
- a CDS encoding polyprenyl synthetase family protein — translation MPHHPAPADPDASLLLEALRENSPGHSAVEPHLRAALTDATANPGRLLRARLVFRAALTHGLDETDALTLACAVEYYHLASLLLDDLPCMDNADTRRGRVCTHRIHGDATAILAALALINRAYTLAAFSLSHLPSGLRLRAHATLDAALGTAGILGGQARDLRFATSDRSAREVAAIAAGKTGTLLTLAIYLPALLADPSSAELHHLKALCLYWGLAYQASDDIHDLLSNPATSGKTTGRDRALARPNLALALGIPAARRRLHRLARQASATLEKLSAFHPRWRYLADFQNAFLAPILAREAAA, via the coding sequence ATGCCCCACCATCCCGCACCCGCCGACCCCGACGCGTCCCTTCTTCTCGAAGCCCTGCGGGAAAACTCCCCCGGCCACTCCGCCGTCGAGCCCCACCTCCGCGCCGCCCTCACCGACGCCACCGCCAACCCCGGCCGCCTCCTCCGCGCCCGCCTCGTCTTCCGCGCCGCCCTCACCCACGGCCTCGACGAAACCGACGCCCTCACCCTCGCCTGCGCCGTCGAGTACTACCACCTCGCCTCCCTCCTCCTCGACGACCTCCCCTGCATGGACAATGCGGATACACGCCGCGGCCGGGTCTGCACCCACCGCATCCACGGCGACGCCACCGCCATCCTCGCCGCCCTCGCCCTCATCAACCGCGCCTACACCCTCGCCGCCTTCTCCCTCTCCCACCTCCCCTCCGGCCTCCGCCTCCGCGCCCACGCCACGCTCGACGCCGCCCTCGGCACCGCCGGCATCCTCGGCGGCCAGGCCCGCGACCTTCGCTTCGCCACCAGCGACCGCTCCGCCCGCGAAGTCGCCGCCATCGCCGCCGGCAAAACCGGCACCCTCCTCACCCTTGCCATCTACCTCCCCGCGCTCCTCGCCGATCCTTCCTCCGCCGAGCTCCACCACCTCAAAGCCCTCTGCCTCTACTGGGGCCTCGCGTATCAGGCATCCGACGACATCCACGACCTCCTCTCCAACCCCGCCACCTCGGGAAAAACCACCGGCCGCGACCGCGCCCTCGCCCGCCCCAATCTCGCCCTCGCCCTCGGCATCCCCGCCGCCCGCCGCCGCCTCCACCGCCTCGCCCGCCAGGCCTCCGCCACCCTGGAAAAACTCTCCGCCTTCCACCCCCGCTGGCGCTACCTCGCCGATTTTCAAAACGCCTTCCTCGCCCCCATCCTAGCCCGCGAAGCCGCCGCCTGA
- a CDS encoding YceI family protein, translating into MKSPLLPALLAALLLTSFASRAPAAETPLIADKPQSRIEYAVTATMDSFTGKLISYTLDLSSDPATPAKITRAELRFRFADLRSDNAKRDQQMRDWQSTEQFPEALFTLTTLEPAATPGRFTARGQFIFHGMTRDLVFPVSISSSEDGLHVIDGEARIDTRDFGLPIIRKFGLLKVDPVVVVKLHLQARPAPAK; encoded by the coding sequence ATGAAATCTCCGCTACTCCCCGCCCTCCTCGCCGCACTCCTTCTCACATCATTCGCCTCGCGCGCCCCCGCCGCCGAGACCCCACTCATCGCCGACAAACCCCAATCCCGCATCGAGTACGCCGTCACCGCCACGATGGATTCCTTCACCGGCAAACTCATCTCCTACACCCTAGACCTCTCCTCCGACCCCGCCACCCCCGCCAAAATCACCCGCGCCGAACTCCGCTTCCGCTTCGCCGACCTCCGCTCCGACAACGCCAAACGCGACCAGCAGATGCGCGACTGGCAGAGCACCGAGCAATTCCCCGAAGCTCTCTTCACCCTCACCACCCTCGAACCCGCCGCCACCCCCGGCCGCTTCACCGCCCGCGGCCAGTTCATCTTCCACGGCATGACCCGCGACCTCGTCTTCCCCGTATCCATTTCCTCGAGCGAAGACGGCCTCCACGTTATCGACGGCGAAGCCCGCATCGACACCCGCGACTTCGGCCTTCCCATCATCCGCAAATTCGGCCTCCTCAAAGTCGACCCCGTCGTCGTCGTGAAACTCCACCTCCAGGCCCGCCCCGCCCCCGCCAAATAA